One Pseudonocardia abyssalis DNA segment encodes these proteins:
- a CDS encoding PAC2 family protein — protein MTDPGPASDLPRLVDPVMIAAFEGWNDAGEAASTALEHLELSWDATPLTSIDPEEYYDFQVTRPHVRYTDGVTRKIEWMTTRLSVATLPGTERHVVLVNGIEPNLRWRSFCSELLGHIERLGVTKVITLGALLTDIPHTRPTTVSGISYDVDSAKRMQVEQSTYQGATGIVGVFQNACVEAGIPAMSFWAAVPHYVSQARVPKAAVALLHRIEEVLDVEVPLGGLPEQAEEWERTVSEMAEADDEVREYVRQLEEQAEAEDTDVLPEADGDAIAADFERYLRRRGSGGAGS, from the coding sequence ATGACCGATCCCGGCCCGGCATCCGACCTGCCCCGCCTCGTCGACCCGGTGATGATCGCCGCGTTCGAGGGGTGGAACGACGCGGGTGAGGCCGCGAGCACGGCGCTCGAGCATCTGGAGCTCAGCTGGGACGCCACCCCGCTGACCTCGATCGACCCGGAGGAGTACTACGACTTCCAGGTCACGCGCCCGCACGTCCGCTACACCGACGGCGTCACCCGCAAGATCGAGTGGATGACGACCCGCCTGTCGGTGGCCACGCTCCCCGGCACCGAGCGGCACGTCGTGCTCGTCAACGGCATCGAGCCGAACCTGCGCTGGCGGTCGTTCTGCTCCGAACTGCTCGGGCACATCGAGCGGCTGGGCGTGACCAAGGTCATCACGTTGGGTGCGCTGCTGACCGACATCCCGCACACGCGGCCCACCACCGTGAGCGGCATCTCCTACGACGTCGACTCCGCGAAGCGGATGCAGGTGGAGCAGTCCACCTACCAGGGCGCCACCGGGATCGTCGGGGTCTTCCAGAACGCGTGCGTCGAGGCCGGCATCCCGGCGATGTCGTTCTGGGCCGCCGTCCCGCACTACGTCTCCCAGGCCCGCGTGCCGAAGGCCGCCGTGGCGCTGCTGCACCGCATCGAGGAGGTCCTCGACGTCGAGGTGCCCCTCGGCGGGCTGCCGGAGCAGGCCGAGGAGTGGGAGCGCACCGTCTCGGAGATGGCCGAGGCCGACGACGAGGTCCGCGAGTACGTGCGCCAGCTCGAGGAGCAGGCCGAGGCGGAGGACACCGATGTGCTCCCCGAGGCCGACGGCGACGCGATCGCCGCCGACTTCGAGCGCTACCTGCGCCGGCGCGGCAGCGGGGGCGCAGGCAGCTGA
- a CDS encoding MFS transporter, producing the protein MTGRAARAGLYAGAFLGPFGGGVTVAMLPELGSAFGVSAGTASVSVTAYLLPFAAVMLVSGTLGERWGRRRTVVLAYAAYVLASLLCVLAWAWPVFLVGRALQGVANGFTTPLLLAAIASATAPDRLGRALGWFGSLQALGQTSAPLLGGLAAEVDWRWAFGGVAVVAALLAVAGIPSGAPSAGRASPRPSLRSAWRLSVLRAGLVAAVGWGCLAGLNFLVALRLEEEFALGSSARGLVLTGLGVVGLLTARLVGGGVDRIGPRRAVLLGAGLGALVVVAMGLAPVVWAVAAAWAVGGAATQLVLVGVNALVLGSSEGNPGGSMSVVQAVRFGGGALTPLALTPVYAADPVAAFLVPALVLAVAVPVALPRQAPSATSSARE; encoded by the coding sequence CTGACGGGGCGCGCCGCCCGGGCCGGGCTCTACGCCGGCGCGTTCCTGGGCCCGTTCGGCGGGGGCGTCACCGTGGCGATGCTGCCGGAGCTGGGTTCCGCGTTCGGCGTCTCCGCGGGCACCGCCTCCGTCTCGGTCACCGCGTACCTGCTGCCGTTCGCAGCGGTCATGCTCGTGTCCGGCACGCTCGGTGAGCGGTGGGGGCGTCGGCGCACCGTCGTGCTCGCCTACGCGGCGTACGTGCTGGCGTCGCTGCTGTGCGTCCTGGCCTGGGCGTGGCCGGTGTTCCTGGTCGGGCGGGCGTTGCAGGGCGTCGCGAACGGGTTCACCACCCCCCTGCTCCTCGCCGCGATCGCCTCCGCGACGGCCCCGGACCGGCTCGGCCGGGCGCTGGGCTGGTTCGGGTCGCTGCAGGCACTCGGCCAGACCTCGGCGCCGCTGCTCGGGGGGCTCGCGGCCGAGGTCGACTGGCGCTGGGCGTTCGGCGGCGTCGCCGTGGTGGCCGCGCTGCTCGCGGTGGCCGGGATCCCGTCCGGTGCGCCGTCGGCCGGGCGGGCCTCGCCGCGGCCCTCCCTGCGCTCGGCGTGGCGGCTGTCGGTGCTGCGGGCGGGGCTCGTGGCGGCCGTCGGCTGGGGGTGCCTGGCCGGGCTGAACTTCCTGGTCGCGCTGCGGTTGGAGGAGGAGTTCGCGCTGGGTTCCTCCGCGCGCGGGCTCGTGCTGACCGGGCTCGGGGTGGTCGGGCTGCTCACGGCACGGCTCGTCGGCGGCGGGGTCGACCGCATCGGGCCTCGGCGCGCCGTGCTTCTCGGGGCCGGGCTCGGGGCGCTGGTCGTCGTCGCGATGGGGCTCGCGCCCGTGGTGTGGGCCGTCGCGGCGGCGTGGGCGGTCGGCGGGGCCGCGACCCAGCTCGTGCTCGTCGGCGTCAACGCGCTGGTGCTGGGCTCGTCGGAGGGCAACCCGGGCGGGTCGATGTCGGTGGTGCAGGCCGTGCGGTTCGGCGGCGGCGCGCTCACCCCGCTCGCCCTGACCCCGGTCTACGCCGCCGACCCCGTCGCGGCGTTCCTGGTCCCCGCACTCGTGCTGGCGGTCGCGGTGCCGGTGGCGCTGCCCCGTCAGGCTCCGAGCGCGACCAGCAGCGCGCGGGAGTAG
- a CDS encoding DUF2237 family protein, with product MAHNVLGGDLAVCGTDPMTGFYRTGCCDTGGEDQGVHTVCAQVTAEFLEFSAAAGNDLSTPKPEYGFAGLNPGDRWCLCASRWAEALEAGAAPPVVLEATHARTLEWIDLADLRKHAVP from the coding sequence ATGGCCCACAACGTGCTCGGCGGCGACCTCGCGGTCTGCGGCACCGACCCGATGACCGGCTTCTACCGCACCGGCTGCTGCGACACCGGCGGTGAGGACCAGGGCGTGCACACGGTGTGCGCCCAGGTCACCGCGGAGTTCCTGGAGTTCAGCGCCGCAGCGGGCAACGACCTGTCCACGCCGAAGCCGGAGTACGGCTTCGCGGGGCTGAACCCGGGTGACCGCTGGTGCCTGTGCGCGTCGCGGTGGGCGGAGGCGCTGGAGGCGGGCGCCGCGCCGCCGGTCGTGCTCGAGGCCACCCACGCCCGCACGCTGGAGTGGATCGACCTCGCCGACCTGAGGAAGCACGCCGTCCCGTGA
- the mshC gene encoding cysteine--1-D-myo-inosityl 2-amino-2-deoxy-alpha-D-glucopyranoside ligase, with product MHTWASVDVPLVPGEGPPLRLYDTSTGRIRPTAPGREALMYVCGITPYDATHLGHAATYLAFDLVNRLWRDLGHDVHYVQNVTDIDDPLLERAARDQDDWVVLGMRETALFREDMEALRVIPPRHYIGAVEAMGEISELVGKLLASGAAYRVDDAEYPDVYFDAAVTGHFGYESNYDEETMLRFSAERGGDPDRPGKRSPLDPLLWRMARDGEPHWESDLGAGRPGWHVECAAIALNRLGPQIDLNGGGSDLIFPHHECGAAHAEAFTGVHPFARHYTHTGMIGLDGEKMSKSRGNLVFVSKLRSEGVDPNAIRIALFAGHYRTDRAWTAALLDEGNARLARWREAVALTAAPAADDLVTSLRTHLADDLDTPRAIAAVDAWAALALERRGTDEAAPALVRDALDALLGVRL from the coding sequence ATGCACACCTGGGCCTCCGTCGACGTCCCGCTCGTGCCCGGCGAGGGCCCGCCCCTGCGCCTGTACGACACCTCCACCGGCCGCATCCGGCCCACCGCCCCCGGGCGCGAAGCACTCATGTACGTCTGCGGCATCACCCCCTACGACGCCACCCACCTCGGCCACGCCGCCACCTACCTGGCGTTCGACCTGGTCAACCGGCTGTGGCGCGACCTCGGGCACGACGTGCACTACGTGCAGAACGTCACCGACATCGACGACCCGCTCCTGGAGCGCGCCGCCCGCGACCAGGACGACTGGGTCGTGCTCGGCATGCGCGAGACCGCCCTGTTCCGCGAGGACATGGAGGCGCTGCGCGTCATCCCGCCGCGGCACTACATCGGGGCCGTCGAGGCGATGGGCGAGATCTCCGAGCTCGTCGGGAAGCTCCTGGCATCCGGTGCGGCCTACCGCGTCGACGACGCCGAGTACCCCGACGTGTACTTCGACGCCGCCGTCACCGGGCACTTCGGCTACGAGTCGAACTACGACGAGGAGACGATGCTGCGCTTCTCCGCGGAGCGCGGCGGTGACCCCGACCGGCCCGGCAAGCGCAGCCCGCTCGATCCCCTGCTGTGGCGGATGGCCCGCGACGGTGAGCCGCACTGGGAGTCCGATCTCGGCGCCGGGCGTCCCGGCTGGCACGTCGAGTGCGCCGCGATCGCCCTCAACCGCCTGGGCCCGCAGATCGACCTCAACGGCGGCGGCTCCGACCTGATCTTCCCGCACCACGAGTGCGGGGCCGCCCATGCCGAGGCGTTCACCGGCGTGCACCCGTTCGCCCGGCACTACACGCACACCGGGATGATCGGCCTCGACGGCGAGAAGATGTCCAAGTCCCGCGGCAACCTGGTCTTCGTCTCGAAGCTGCGCTCGGAGGGCGTCGACCCGAACGCGATCCGGATCGCCCTGTTCGCCGGGCACTACCGCACCGACCGCGCCTGGACCGCCGCCCTGCTCGACGAGGGCAACGCCCGGCTGGCCCGCTGGCGCGAGGCCGTCGCGCTGACCGCCGCCCCGGCGGCCGACGACCTGGTCACGAGCCTGCGCACCCATCTCGCCGACGACCTCGACACCCCCCGGGCCATCGCCGCCGTCGACGCGTGGGCCGCGCTGGCGCTGGAACGCCGGGGCACCGACGAGGCCGCCCCGGCGCTGGTCCGCGACGCCCTCGACGCGCTGCTCGGGGTGCGGCTCTAG
- a CDS encoding GNAT family N-acetyltransferase, with product MITWRPVAADDFLLLGRWLAEPAVARWWNHETSPEAVERDFGPTLRGEEPSEDLIASVDGRPFGLAQRCRVDAYPDEHAGFAALTDVPDGAMTIDYLVGEPGRGLGTPMIRSLLADTWRVFPDAPCVIVAVAAGNVASWRALEKAGLVRIAEGHLEPGNPVDDGRHVVYRIDRPQGCERCPAVREGADPTWSRGTDGWLCPACTRRHVRDIESKLASEWW from the coding sequence GTGATCACCTGGCGGCCGGTCGCCGCCGACGACTTCCTGCTGCTGGGGCGCTGGCTCGCCGAACCCGCCGTCGCGCGCTGGTGGAACCACGAGACCTCCCCGGAGGCGGTCGAGCGGGACTTCGGGCCGACCCTGCGCGGCGAGGAGCCGAGCGAGGACCTCATCGCGTCGGTCGACGGGCGGCCGTTCGGCCTGGCCCAGCGGTGCCGCGTCGACGCCTACCCCGACGAGCACGCGGGGTTCGCCGCCCTCACCGACGTCCCCGACGGCGCGATGACGATCGACTACCTGGTCGGCGAGCCCGGCCGCGGCCTCGGCACGCCGATGATCCGCTCGCTGCTCGCCGACACCTGGAGGGTGTTCCCGGACGCCCCGTGCGTGATCGTGGCGGTCGCCGCGGGCAATGTCGCGTCGTGGCGGGCGCTGGAGAAGGCCGGGCTCGTCCGCATCGCCGAAGGGCACCTGGAGCCCGGTAACCCCGTCGACGACGGACGGCACGTCGTGTACCGCATCGACCGGCCGCAGGGGTGCGAGCGCTGCCCGGCCGTGCGGGAGGGGGCCGACCCGACGTGGTCGCGCGGGACGGACGGGTGGCTGTGCCCGGCCTGCACACGGCGGCACGTCCGCGACATCGAGTCGAAGCTCGCATCCGAGTGGTGGTGA
- a CDS encoding SRPBCC domain-containing protein produces the protein MPSSYRVHRVVDADPQTVWDLLTDAPAYPSWNPAVVSLGGRIAVGEKIAMVSAVAPGRTFTLTVDRMDEPREMVWSGGMPLGLYRGVRTFTLVPLDGGRTDFTMAEVFGGPLAPLMNRVVPDMTVSFERFGDAVVAAARA, from the coding sequence GTGCCGAGTTCGTACCGCGTGCACCGGGTCGTCGACGCCGACCCGCAGACCGTGTGGGACCTGCTGACCGACGCCCCCGCGTACCCCTCCTGGAACCCGGCGGTGGTGTCGCTGGGCGGCCGGATCGCGGTGGGGGAGAAGATCGCGATGGTGTCGGCCGTCGCCCCGGGGCGGACGTTCACCCTCACCGTCGACCGGATGGACGAGCCGCGGGAGATGGTCTGGTCGGGCGGGATGCCGCTGGGCCTGTACCGCGGCGTCCGGACGTTCACCCTCGTCCCGCTCGACGGGGGCCGCACCGACTTCACGATGGCCGAGGTGTTCGGCGGGCCGCTGGCGCCGCTGATGAACCGGGTGGTCCCCGACATGACCGTCTCCTTCGAGCGGTTCGGGGACGCGGTGGTCGCCGCCGCGCGCGCGTGA
- a CDS encoding alpha/beta hydrolase, which translates to MRFVPEALPAEQVDEARRFYAARTPGRGPGSPAELAEVRARRPAPAPADPPAVEELVDGRVPVRITVPADGPPCGVLLDVHGGGFYLGSAAQDDVCSRALADTFRIAVVGVDHRLAPEHPWPAAPDDCETVARWLVEHSEARFGCSRLAIGGRSAGATLAVATLLRLRDAGAVDRFVGAALQFGTYDLSGRTPAGRRIGDEYFLRAYAGHVPDRTVPDVSPVFGDLRGLPPALLVVGSEDVLLEDNLAMAARLHTAGNGGELRIYPGAPHGFTGHPTELARTALRGVGSWLVDALGQRRVRR; encoded by the coding sequence GTGCGGTTCGTGCCGGAGGCCCTGCCCGCCGAGCAGGTCGACGAGGCACGGCGCTTCTACGCCGCCCGGACCCCCGGCCGCGGTCCGGGCTCACCCGCGGAGCTGGCGGAGGTGCGGGCGCGGAGGCCGGCTCCCGCACCCGCCGACCCACCCGCGGTCGAGGAGCTGGTCGACGGCCGGGTCCCGGTGCGGATCACCGTCCCTGCCGACGGCCCGCCGTGCGGCGTACTGCTGGACGTGCACGGCGGAGGCTTCTACCTGGGGTCCGCGGCGCAGGACGACGTGTGCAGCCGGGCCCTCGCCGACACCTTCCGGATCGCCGTGGTGGGTGTCGACCACCGGCTCGCGCCCGAGCACCCGTGGCCCGCCGCCCCCGACGACTGCGAGACGGTGGCGCGCTGGCTCGTCGAGCACTCCGAGGCCCGCTTCGGGTGCTCCCGGCTCGCGATCGGCGGGCGGTCCGCCGGTGCGACGCTGGCCGTGGCCACCCTGCTCCGGCTGCGGGACGCGGGCGCCGTCGACCGGTTCGTCGGTGCCGCGCTCCAGTTCGGCACCTACGACCTGAGCGGGCGGACCCCGGCCGGGCGTCGGATCGGCGACGAGTACTTCCTCCGCGCCTACGCCGGCCACGTGCCGGACCGCACCGTCCCGGACGTCTCCCCCGTCTTCGGCGACCTGCGCGGCCTCCCTCCGGCGTTGCTGGTCGTCGGGAGCGAGGACGTGCTGCTGGAGGACAACCTGGCGATGGCGGCCCGGCTCCACACCGCCGGGAACGGCGGCGAGCTCCGGATCTACCCCGGCGCGCCCCACGGCTTCACCGGCCACCCCACGGAGCTCGCCAGGACCGCGCTCCGTGGGGTCGGATCGTGGCTGGTCGACGCCCTGGGTCAGCGGCGGGTGCGGAGGTAG
- a CDS encoding vWA domain-containing protein, which produces MTRRRPGYQYGPYVDGPDPLAPPFDLRAAMDEIGRDVMEGSSPRTALQELLRRGMENRRGLDELTREIYQRRSKLQRENRLDGTLQEVRELLRRALDAELDSLGRQDTDDARFREMQLDALPNDTGGAVRELNEYDWQNSDAREAYEEIRDLLGRELLDQRFAGMKQAMENATPQDVEAIREMLDDLNGLLANHAAGQDTTEQFQQFMAKHGEHFPENPQSTEELIDTLAQRAAAAQRMLNSMSAEQRAELMELSQQAFGDPRLAQALAQLDAQLQGLRPGEDWDGQGRFRGENPMGMGEATRAMEELGQLDALAEQLSQSYPGARLEDIDLESVGKHLGDQARVDARALADLERELQKQGLFTRAADGSLQLSPKALRRLGESALREVVDRIGARRGERETNRSGAAGEATGATRPWAFGDTEAWNVPKTLLNAQLRRAGGDPRSLDVTDVEIVETEQKTRACVALCVDTSWSMVQDGRWVPMKRTALALHQLISTRFRGDDLKLITFGRHARSVELGELVGLDGAYEQGTNLHHAMLLAGQHLRRNPDAQPVVLVVTDGEPTAHLEPDGHAAFDYPTSPATLRATVAEVDRLAGLRAVFTFFVLGEDPRLAAFLDGLARRCGGRVVAPTLDGLGAEVVADYLRTRR; this is translated from the coding sequence GTGACACGACGCCGCCCCGGTTACCAGTACGGCCCCTACGTCGACGGTCCCGACCCGCTGGCGCCGCCGTTCGACCTGCGCGCGGCGATGGACGAGATCGGCCGCGACGTGATGGAGGGGTCCTCGCCCCGCACGGCCCTGCAGGAACTGCTGCGCCGCGGCATGGAGAACCGCCGGGGTCTCGACGAGCTCACCCGCGAGATCTACCAGCGCCGCAGCAAGCTGCAGCGGGAGAACCGGCTCGACGGCACGCTGCAGGAGGTCCGCGAGCTGCTGCGGCGTGCGCTGGACGCCGAACTCGACTCCCTGGGCCGCCAGGACACCGACGACGCCCGCTTCCGCGAGATGCAGCTCGACGCCCTGCCCAACGACACGGGCGGTGCCGTCCGCGAGCTCAACGAGTACGACTGGCAGAACTCCGACGCCCGTGAGGCGTACGAGGAGATCCGCGACCTGCTCGGCCGGGAGCTGCTCGACCAGCGCTTCGCCGGGATGAAGCAGGCGATGGAGAACGCGACACCGCAGGACGTCGAGGCCATCCGGGAGATGCTCGACGACCTGAACGGCCTGCTCGCGAACCACGCCGCCGGGCAGGACACCACCGAGCAGTTCCAGCAGTTCATGGCGAAGCACGGCGAGCACTTCCCGGAGAACCCACAGTCCACCGAGGAGCTGATCGACACCCTCGCGCAGCGTGCGGCGGCCGCCCAGCGGATGCTCAACTCGATGTCGGCCGAGCAGCGCGCCGAGCTGATGGAGCTCTCCCAGCAGGCGTTCGGCGACCCGAGGCTCGCGCAGGCGTTGGCCCAGCTCGACGCCCAGCTCCAGGGACTGCGCCCCGGCGAGGACTGGGACGGGCAGGGCCGGTTCCGCGGCGAGAACCCGATGGGCATGGGAGAGGCCACCCGGGCGATGGAGGAGCTGGGCCAGCTCGACGCGCTCGCCGAGCAGCTCTCGCAGAGCTACCCGGGCGCCCGGCTGGAGGACATCGACCTGGAGTCGGTCGGCAAGCACCTGGGCGACCAGGCCCGGGTCGACGCCCGCGCGCTGGCCGACCTGGAGCGTGAGCTGCAGAAGCAGGGTCTGTTCACCCGCGCCGCCGACGGCTCGCTGCAGCTGTCCCCGAAGGCGCTGCGGCGGCTCGGGGAGTCGGCGCTGCGGGAGGTCGTCGACCGGATCGGGGCCCGGCGCGGGGAGCGCGAGACCAACCGCTCCGGGGCGGCGGGCGAGGCCACCGGCGCCACCCGGCCGTGGGCGTTCGGCGACACCGAGGCGTGGAACGTGCCGAAGACGCTGCTCAACGCGCAGCTGCGCCGGGCGGGTGGCGACCCCCGCTCGCTGGACGTCACCGACGTGGAGATCGTCGAGACCGAGCAGAAGACCCGTGCGTGCGTGGCGCTGTGCGTCGACACGTCGTGGTCGATGGTGCAGGACGGGCGCTGGGTGCCGATGAAACGCACCGCGCTCGCGCTGCACCAGCTGATCTCCACCCGCTTCCGCGGCGACGACCTGAAGCTGATCACGTTCGGCCGGCACGCCCGCTCGGTGGAGCTGGGGGAGCTGGTCGGCCTCGACGGCGCCTACGAGCAGGGCACCAACCTGCACCACGCGATGCTGCTCGCCGGGCAGCACCTGCGCCGCAACCCCGACGCCCAGCCGGTCGTCCTCGTCGTCACCGACGGGGAGCCGACGGCGCACCTGGAACCCGACGGGCACGCCGCGTTCGACTACCCGACCAGCCCCGCCACGCTGCGCGCCACGGTGGCGGAGGTCGACCGCCTCGCCGGCCTGCGCGCCGTGTTCACGTTCTTCGTCCTCGGCGAGGACCCCCGTCTCGCGGCGTTCCTCGACGGCCTGGCCAGGCGGTGCGGCGGGCGGGTCGTGGCCCCCACCCTCGACGGGCTCGGCGCGGAGGTGGTTGCGGACTACCTCCGCACCCGCCGCTGA
- a CDS encoding alpha/beta fold hydrolase, which produces MTAPLVPAGARVGFVEHSGGRVRVLRGGTAGGVPVVLVHGGGPDNAGISWFEVFGELARSRPVLALDLPGFGYTEGVPVDGSPVAMADLAVAVAGSTPAVWVGVSMGGDVVLNVALRHRVAGLVLVAPGGLARYAGNRVLHPLAWLAGRLPDAVLRPVLGLANRFTAVAVRVMVHDPATVPPRVRAEMVRESRRVRLGYLRYNQATVGPWRMRNDLSGRVGQIRAPALFLHGREDGLVDPGDSVRAAAAMPDARVVLLEGCGHWVQIEAREAFLAEIGSFLDRIDDEHDRGAET; this is translated from the coding sequence GTGACCGCACCTCTCGTCCCCGCGGGGGCCCGTGTCGGGTTCGTCGAGCACTCCGGTGGGCGGGTCCGGGTCCTACGCGGCGGCACGGCAGGCGGCGTCCCGGTCGTGCTCGTGCACGGGGGTGGGCCGGACAACGCGGGCATCTCCTGGTTCGAGGTGTTCGGCGAGCTGGCCCGCTCGCGACCGGTGCTCGCCCTCGACCTCCCGGGGTTCGGATACACCGAGGGCGTCCCGGTCGACGGGTCGCCCGTCGCGATGGCCGATCTCGCCGTGGCGGTCGCCGGGTCGACCCCGGCCGTCTGGGTCGGGGTGTCGATGGGCGGTGACGTCGTGCTCAACGTCGCCCTGCGCCACCGCGTCGCCGGGCTCGTCCTCGTCGCACCGGGTGGGCTGGCCCGCTACGCCGGGAACCGCGTGCTGCACCCGCTGGCCTGGCTGGCCGGGCGTCTCCCCGATGCGGTGCTGCGCCCGGTGCTCGGCCTGGCCAACCGGTTCACCGCCGTCGCGGTCCGGGTGATGGTGCACGACCCGGCCACCGTGCCGCCGCGCGTGCGCGCGGAGATGGTGCGGGAGTCTCGGCGCGTCCGGCTGGGCTACCTGCGCTACAACCAGGCCACGGTCGGGCCGTGGCGGATGCGCAACGACCTGAGCGGGCGGGTCGGACAGATCCGGGCACCCGCGCTGTTCCTCCACGGACGCGAGGACGGCCTCGTCGACCCCGGCGACTCCGTGCGGGCCGCCGCGGCGATGCCGGACGCGCGCGTCGTGCTGCTGGAGGGGTGCGGGCACTGGGTGCAGATCGAGGCCCGCGAGGCCTTCCTGGCCGAGATCGGGTCGTTCCTGGACCGGATCGACGACGAGCACGACCGGGGTGCGGAGACGTAG
- a CDS encoding NUDIX hydrolase — MTRALPLTPSIGSVARTRLAGDAATVVGWLRVLNGEDGPAEVAAALDALGALRTDLRSLRPILDKAWTVALRDGLDEVTTTLARIAALDGQARLLAECAGSAPADAIVGATAHERAALLGTVPTALDPETGAALAFLASGREPAPLRAAAPVGDPGLPAAVLLPPMLHRRWRKLVKETPRHDLESLHRRAAELIVVVEVAARLEFPVMGLWPAADALRSAAAAALRVGAAHRLKDRLPACATRRELSRIVTRRVRVTRQVEKALAEVADLGHLLPADDDGPAKVAGGGLVVRPGTDGPEVLVVHRVRHDDWSIPKGATAPGETVQECALREVREETGLRCRMEAEIHSVRYRDRNNRAKHVRFWHMTPVGPAAPPDPAEIDEVRWVPPAAARGLLTRKRDRAVVDAYAREHGAQTAA, encoded by the coding sequence ATGACGAGAGCGCTGCCCCTGACCCCCAGCATCGGTTCGGTCGCCCGCACCCGGCTCGCCGGTGACGCGGCCACGGTCGTCGGGTGGTTGCGGGTGCTGAACGGCGAGGACGGCCCTGCAGAGGTCGCCGCCGCCCTCGACGCGCTCGGCGCACTGCGCACCGACCTGCGCTCGCTGCGCCCGATCCTGGACAAGGCCTGGACGGTGGCACTGCGTGACGGCCTCGACGAGGTGACGACCACCCTCGCGCGGATCGCGGCCCTCGACGGGCAGGCCCGGCTGCTCGCGGAGTGCGCCGGCTCCGCGCCCGCGGACGCCATCGTCGGTGCGACGGCCCATGAGCGCGCCGCCCTCCTGGGGACCGTCCCGACCGCGCTCGACCCGGAGACCGGGGCCGCGCTCGCCTTCCTCGCCTCCGGCCGCGAGCCCGCCCCGCTGCGCGCCGCCGCCCCCGTCGGCGACCCGGGCCTGCCCGCCGCGGTGCTCCTCCCCCCGATGCTGCACCGGCGCTGGCGCAAGCTCGTGAAGGAGACGCCGCGCCACGACCTGGAGTCGCTGCACCGCCGGGCGGCCGAGCTGATCGTCGTCGTCGAGGTCGCGGCCCGCCTCGAGTTCCCGGTGATGGGCCTCTGGCCCGCCGCCGACGCCCTGCGCTCCGCTGCGGCCGCCGCGCTGCGGGTCGGCGCGGCCCACCGGCTCAAGGACCGCCTGCCCGCCTGCGCGACCCGCCGGGAGCTGTCGCGGATCGTCACCCGCCGGGTGCGGGTGACCCGGCAGGTGGAGAAGGCGCTCGCCGAGGTCGCCGATCTCGGGCACCTGCTCCCCGCCGACGACGACGGCCCGGCGAAGGTCGCGGGCGGCGGCCTGGTCGTGCGCCCGGGCACGGACGGACCGGAGGTGCTGGTCGTGCACCGCGTCCGGCACGACGACTGGTCGATCCCCAAGGGCGCCACCGCCCCCGGGGAGACCGTGCAGGAATGCGCGCTGCGCGAGGTCCGCGAGGAGACCGGGCTGCGCTGCCGGATGGAGGCGGAGATCCACTCCGTGCGCTACCGCGACCGCAACAACCGGGCCAAGCACGTCCGGTTCTGGCACATGACGCCCGTCGGACCGGCCGCGCCGCCGGACCCGGCCGAGATCGACGAGGTGCGCTGGGTGCCGCCGGCCGCCGCGCGCGGGCTGCTGACCCGCAAGCGCGACCGTGCCGTCGTCGACGCCTACGCCCGCGAGCACGGCGCGCAGACGGCGGCCTGA